Proteins from a single region of Pyrus communis chromosome 6, drPyrComm1.1, whole genome shotgun sequence:
- the LOC137737779 gene encoding vacuolar protein sorting 38-like isoform X2, which produces MQQKLEARKMVMGNMSRYSMLAVEDTKKKEEQLSIELRSLLVAGTALSVARKRLEESNQLLSSDKGYVNLKNLQKMLRRRQQHMISQVSLLYPVKFTTGPAQEQELESFPNTSRSGNSARFKPANQGTLTILGLHLTMLPFKMMSFFTDKKEVQRSATALGYVSHAVLLIASYLKVPLRYPLRLGGSHSYIIDYGPSVEPTSSDVSSHTVVSTDVKHVEFPLFLDGQDTTRAAYAVFLLNKDLEQLLNYIGVKSLGPRHVLANLKELVRTIQSVDYIDT; this is translated from the exons ATGCAGCAGAAATTGGAGGCCAGAAAAATGGTGATGGGAAACATGTCAAGGTATTCTATGCTTGCTGTGGAGgatacaaaaaagaaagaggagCAACTTAGTATAGAGCTTAGGTCACTTTTGGTTGCTGGGACAGCTCTATCTGTTGCTAGGAAGCGGTTGGAG GAGTCAAATCAGCTACTATCCAGTGACAAGGGGTATGTTAATCTTAAAAACTTGCAAAAGATGCTAAGAAGGCGACAACAACATATGATATCACAAGTTTCATTGCTATATCCTGTAAAGTTCACTACGGGTCCTGCACAAGAACAGGAACTTGAATCATTTCCTAACACTAGTAGATCAG GTAATTCTGCTCGATTTAAACCTGCAAATCAAGGAACATTGACAATTTTAGGTCTCCATTTGACAATGCTGCCTTTTAAAATGATGAGTTTTTTCACTGACAAAAAGGAGGTTCAGAGGTCTGCAACAGCCCTTGGATATGTCAGTCAT GCTGTCTTACTTATAGCTTCGTACTTAAAAGTTCCATTGCGTTATCCATTGCGTTTGGGTGGTTCCCATTCCTATATTATTGATTATGGACCATCCGTAGAGCCTACTTCATCTGATGTGTCGTCACATACAGTGGTTTCAACGGATGTGAAGCATGTGGAGTTCCCTCTTTTTCTAGATGGCCAAGACACAACGAGAGCCGCTTATGCTGTATTCTTACTCAACAAG GATTTAGAGCAGCTTTTGAATTACATTGGCGTTAAGAGCTTAGGACCGCGTCATGTCCTAGCCAATTTGAAGGAGCTTGTAAGGACAATTCAGTCTGTAGATTATATAGATACGTGA
- the LOC137737779 gene encoding vacuolar protein sorting 38-like isoform X1, whose translation MERDRAQPAEPKKSDLENVKVIEWEEFEQEIVRLWSLSSALSEAQEKKQSIQRNLESLIEVEAESLRRSNELEEMQQKLEARKMVMGNMSRYSMLAVEDTKKKEEQLSIELRSLLVAGTALSVARKRLEESNQLLSSDKGYVNLKNLQKMLRRRQQHMISQVSLLYPVKFTTGPAQEQELESFPNTSRSGNSARFKPANQGTLTILGLHLTMLPFKMMSFFTDKKEVQRSATALGYVSHAVLLIASYLKVPLRYPLRLGGSHSYIIDYGPSVEPTSSDVSSHTVVSTDVKHVEFPLFLDGQDTTRAAYAVFLLNKDLEQLLNYIGVKSLGPRHVLANLKELVRTIQSVDYIDT comes from the exons ATGGAACGAGATCGAGCCCAGCCTGCAGAGCCGAAGAAGAGCGATCTCGAAAATGTGAAGGTGATCGAATGGGAGGAATTCGAGCAAGAGATTGTGAGGTTATGGAGTCTTTCTTCTGCTCTCAGCGAAGCTCAGGAGAAGAAGCAAAGTATTCAGCGGAATCTCGAGTCTCTCATTGAG GTTGAAGCTGAGTCATTGAGACGATCAAATGAGCTTGAGGAGATGCAGCAGAAATTGGAGGCCAGAAAAATGGTGATGGGAAACATGTCAAGGTATTCTATGCTTGCTGTGGAGgatacaaaaaagaaagaggagCAACTTAGTATAGAGCTTAGGTCACTTTTGGTTGCTGGGACAGCTCTATCTGTTGCTAGGAAGCGGTTGGAG GAGTCAAATCAGCTACTATCCAGTGACAAGGGGTATGTTAATCTTAAAAACTTGCAAAAGATGCTAAGAAGGCGACAACAACATATGATATCACAAGTTTCATTGCTATATCCTGTAAAGTTCACTACGGGTCCTGCACAAGAACAGGAACTTGAATCATTTCCTAACACTAGTAGATCAG GTAATTCTGCTCGATTTAAACCTGCAAATCAAGGAACATTGACAATTTTAGGTCTCCATTTGACAATGCTGCCTTTTAAAATGATGAGTTTTTTCACTGACAAAAAGGAGGTTCAGAGGTCTGCAACAGCCCTTGGATATGTCAGTCAT GCTGTCTTACTTATAGCTTCGTACTTAAAAGTTCCATTGCGTTATCCATTGCGTTTGGGTGGTTCCCATTCCTATATTATTGATTATGGACCATCCGTAGAGCCTACTTCATCTGATGTGTCGTCACATACAGTGGTTTCAACGGATGTGAAGCATGTGGAGTTCCCTCTTTTTCTAGATGGCCAAGACACAACGAGAGCCGCTTATGCTGTATTCTTACTCAACAAG GATTTAGAGCAGCTTTTGAATTACATTGGCGTTAAGAGCTTAGGACCGCGTCATGTCCTAGCCAATTTGAAGGAGCTTGTAAGGACAATTCAGTCTGTAGATTATATAGATACGTGA